The sequence AATTGGCTTTTGCTGTCAATTTGGGAAATATTTCGCTCTATTCTACTCTTCATTCTGTTGGAGGGAAGTACAATTTTGAGATTATTGAATATTATGTTTGTACCGAAAACTGTTTAGTGTATCCTTTTAAAGTTCCTCCCAATTCATATCCGTTGATTTATACGTTTCCGGGAGGGTATGTTTTAACTTTTAAAACTAATGATGCCTTTACTAATGGTTCTGCAGTAGTTCTCAACAAAAACGGAGGGTTTATGTGGAACGTAACCACAAGGTATGCAATCAGCGACTTTGAGTATTCCAATAATACGCTGTTTTTCTCAACTGGTGGCACAGAACCTGGAGGAACACTCATAACTGGTGGCGACATCTATGCGTTCTCTCTCAATGGTTCTCTCAAGTGGCACATTAACCTTAGGAACTATGAAGGAAAGTTTTATGATTGGGGCATTGCCGGAATGAAAGCTCATAATGGCGATCTGTATGTCGTCGGATATACTGGTAGAATCTATATTATTGATTCTAAAGGAAAACTCAAGAAAATTGTAGCTTCGCCAGTTTACAAAAGGTTGAAAACTCCATCTTTAATAAAAGGGGTCAAGGTAGCAAAAGATGATTTGATAGCCTTCGCCTACTTGGACATAAAGACATCTAGCTTATTCCGGAAAGCTAAAGGCATCTGTGTTTACGATTTCGGGAACTTTAAATGCTGGAGAACAAAAGAACCGGTATCTAAGATCTTAGTCTGGGATAAATGGGTTATTGGAGAGGGGATTGATGGGGTTTGTGCATGGAGAAGAGGTGTGAACCAATGAGAAAATTTGGAGTTTTACACGCTCAAAGGCGTTAAGGGCTCCTATCTCTGTCTTCCAGATGGAATTTTGCTATATGCATATTATCCAGAGGATGCTGCTTACCACTAAATTCTGTCCTAATATTCCAAAAGGGTTCAGAATATCTAACGTCAAAATTATTGAGGATAGACTTTATTTTGTGGCAACATATGTTGAAACTAAATTCTTATGGGTTAGAACCAACGGGAACTTGTATCTTATCAAAGAAGGCAGTGTTAGAAAAGCCCGTGTTGCGAGCATTAGTGGTAGTGCCCTTGGCGCGGGCTTTTGGGTTGATGCGAATGATAAATACGTTGTTGTTGCCTACTTCCTTACAAATGAAGAGGGAAAGAAGAAAAATGGACTTTGCGTCTTTACAAGCGAATATTTGATCAAGATAGCATGCAAAAGTCTTGATAAGACTCCAGAAAACGTGAAAATTGAAGGCAGAACGACCTACGTAAAATTCAGAGATGGAAGTATTAGAGCATATAAGATAATTGCTCCTTAAAATGATCATTTGCTCTGGATGATTCCTAATTTTCCATAGATTTTTTCCTCAATTTCCTCCGGGATTTCAGGTTTGCTGATCTTTTTTAGGGCTTTCTCCTTGTTAATTAACCCATATCTCACCAGTGCTGCTATCCTCCTCGTCTCAAAGCTGTAGCCGTGCTTCTCGTAATATCTCCTGAGTGCAGGGCCCAAGATTAGGCAGTTGGTTGTGTAGCCGGCAAGCTCAGGGAACTTGAAAGGAAGCTTGTTGAGAATTTCAAAGCGCTCTTCCTCACTCATAAGGCTCAGCAACCGGATTTGTACTATTCCATTGCTCATCAGTCTGTAGGGATGATGACCAAAAGGAAGCTCATGCCCTGTTATTATGTATTTGATTCCCTTCCTTAGGGCGTATTTTCTAAGCTTCTCCATCGTCCTCGAGGAGCACTTTTTGCATGGGGATTTGCCTTTAAGGAGAGCCTCCCTAAAGATGTCAGAGTAATCATGGTGAAGAATCGTCAAGGGCACTTCGAGGTGTTTGGCTATTCTTTTTGCGTTCTCTATAGCTTCTCTCGCCATAAAGCCGTGGTCTATCATTACAGCTTCAACATCAACGTTATATTTATCTTTTGCGAGATAAAGGGCAACCGTGCTGTCTTTACCACCTGAGAAAGCCACTATGGCTTTGTCCACTTTTCTCATCAGCTCTTCAAGTTCAGCCCGTATTTTTTCTTTGTCTGGCTTATGGGCTAGGTAGTTTATGCATTCCTTGCAGAGGGGTTTTCCATCAACGATTTTGATCTTTGCAGTTCTCTCGTCGTGTATGCAGAGTGAGCATTTGAGCATTTTACCCACCGAAGTATTTGGTGTAAAGCTCCTTCGCTTTCTCTTCTGTAGTGTTCTTCACCAATACTTTCCCGCTCTTGAAGACAATTATCTCTGTTCCCTTATCTAAGAACCTAACGTAGTCCTTTTTGAACTCATAGAGAGTGTTTAAGCGTTCTAACTTTGAGGTAAGATCCTTTAGGTTTACTTCCCTCCCAAGACTGAATCTAAACGCACCATCGCAGGTCTCTTCGAGCTCAACCTTCTTTCTCTTTACTATCGGAGCTACGTCTCTTCCTATACGCCTTGCGCTGAAGAGCGTTAGCGCGTCCATGGTTCTATAAATGGCAAGCTGACAGCCGCTTATCCTAACGTCTATGTATTTTTTAGCTTCCATTGCTGCCTTGAGGTATTCTCTTATGCTCTCAGCCCTCTCAAAGTCTAAGCCCGCTTTTCTTAACCGCTCCTCGTTGAGCTTGTGTATTGTTAAGGGCTGAAGCATCATCTCGTCAACTCCAAGGGAAGCCGCAAGCTCCGCTATTTTTGGAATGTCCTCATCGTTTATCCCGGGCATGAAGATTGTTCTCACGACGGAGCGGACAGATTTGTCTGCCCCAACGATCTTGAGAGCGTTTACGACATTCTCAAAGGTATCGGCATTGGTTATCATTTTGTGCTTTTCTCTACTTGCAGCGTCTAAACTAATCATAACCAAATCAAAGTCAAGCTTCTCCCATAGCTCCTCCGTTAAGAGGGAGCCGTTCGTTTGAAGGTCGAGCCTCGCATCGGGGAACTTCTTTCTCAAAAGCCTGTTTACCTCAACTATTCTTGGACTCATGAGGGGCTCTCCGTACTGGGAGACGGTAATTGCATAAGGGTTCTTCCATCCGTAGTAGCCCGGCTTTGGGTCTTTCCCAAGCTTTAATGCCACATTGGAGTAGCAGAATATGCAATCATGGTTGCAAGCGGGAGTGAGCTCGTAAGAGGGATGGTGGACTGGATTTTCTATGCTCAAATCTAAGCCTTGACACCCTTGACAGTGAGTTGGAACGACTAAATCATCAACAAACTTCTTTAAGAGTCTCGCCTCTTTGTTTTCCAAAATCTCTGGCTCTATACCCATTTTTCTCGCAAATTCTTCCCAGCTGTATTTCATTTTCTCACCGAGAGATGATGTGGGAAAGCATTAAAAAACTTGACGCTTTTGGGGTTGTGGTGAGGAAATGAGGATAACCCTAAAAAGGAAGGCTTTCCTTGAGGAAATCCCAAAAGTGGTTGAAGAACTCGTCAAGGAATATGGGATTTCTCTGAAGCATATAAGTATTGAAGAAGACGAAAAAGGCTGTTATACCATTTGGGCTACCTATGAAAGCCCTACTTCTTGAAGACCCTTATGTCCAGAACAACGTGCCATACTCCCGGAGCGTAGCGTTTGATTATCCTGCTCTCCAACAGCTCGCTCTCGTAGCCGTGTTCCCTGGCTATTTTTTGAAAGGTCTCAAAGGGCTCCCTAGGCATCAGCCTCTCTGGAACGGTGTTGTGGTAATGAATCACCGCTTCATCCTTTGCTATCTCCAAAGCTTTCGGAATGAATTCATGCGTTTTGACAACGTAGCCCATCAAAATCCTATCGGCTATATTTTCTCCTTTAAATTCTCTGTTATCTATGTTGTAGGCCGTCATTCTGTCCTGAACTTTGTTGAGCTCGATGTTTTCGACCAAGAACTTAAAGGTATAGGGGCTCTTTTCGATTGCTATTACCCTAGCACCGCAGTGCTTTGCTATGGGCAGGCTCAGGTGACCTATTCCTGCGAACATATCTACAACAAGTTCATCCGGCTTTGCAATGCTCGCCATTCTAACCCTTTCCTTTACATTTGCAGGGGAGAACATGATTTTAGAGGCATCAAACTTGTAGAGGATGCCGTTCTCTTTGTGGATCGTTACCGGATCGTTTCCGTAGATTATCTCATAGTTGGTCTCCCTGAATTCTCCGCCAATCTTTCCCTTCCTCAAGACTGTTTTGACACCCAAAACTTCCGCATAGACCTTTGCGATCTCATATTTGTAAGGCAAGAGCTCTTCTCGAAGGGGAAGGATTAAAACATCTCCCAGCTGAACCCAATGTTTTGGAAGAAGGTTCACTAATTCGGGAGGAAGGGTTTTGCTCAGTATCTCTCTTATACGGGGTTTTATGAGCTGGGTCTTTCTTCTCTTCATACAGGGTAACCTCCAAGAACTCCCTTAAAACCTTTTGGTCTGGTACGTTCCTTTCTTCGATTGGTCATTTCGGCAAAGAACGATAGAAAAAGCTTAAAAAGGAGTGTCCCCAATATTATCTGAGAACCTCACCGGAGGTAGAGTTTGACAATGGATGATGAATCCTCGAGTAGTTTTTGGTTGAGTAAAATATTAAAATCCAAAAAGAAGGAAGGCGTCATTGAGCAGAAAATAACGGAAGATGCCTACAGGGACTTGAAGGCTCTTCTAATGAGGGCCAAGCCAGATGTAATCGGGGATAAGATAATTCTCAAGCTGCCAAACGGAACCGTAGAGCTTACAAGGGAGAAGCTCAGGATAGTTGCCGATAAAAAGGAGCACGCTGAGAAAATACTCAGGAATCTCCACCACTATTCAATGCCCCCAGGGTTGTGGCCCGCTTATGGTCTCAGCTACTCGATAAAGAAGGGTTCTCTTCTAAAAAGCAGGAGTTAATCTTTTCTTTTTACCTCAAATATTTTAAACCTTCAGAAGTATTCTTAGTTAGCGGATGATGGGCCTTGCCCAGTCTGAGTCAATGATGACGTCGGTATTAGCTGACGCTTTAAACACCTTTTGGAGGAGCGGGGATGAGTGAGCTACTTGAGTTTTATGCAAGTGAAGCCATGACGTGCCCCCGAAGGGTTTACTTTCGTCTTAAGGGGTATAAGGAAAAGTGGCCCGAATTTGTAAGGGTGAGGCTTGAGCAAGGGGTTAACACCCATAATGTTCTTGGAGAGATACTTAAGAAAAGGTTTGGTTTTGAGCTTGAGAAGCATATAGTGTTAAAATCCCCCCGTCTAGGGCTTGAAATCCACGGGAGGATAGATGCATTCAGGCGGTTTCCAATAGAGATAAAGGGAAAAACTTCCCTTCCAAGGCTCCCCTATGACTACCATCTAGCCCAGCTGAACGTTTATCTAAGGTGGGCAGAGAGTGAATACGGCTATTTGTATTATGTTAAGCTGCATGAGGAACCAAAGAGGGTTTTGAAGGACGTGGACTTTTCCAGATTCCCAATAGTCAGGGGAAAGAACTTTAAAGCTTTTGAAGTGCCCTATGACGAAAAGCTTTTCAAAGAGACCGTAAAGCAGTTTTACCTGATAAAAAAACATTATGAAAAGGGCGTTCCCCCAGAGGGGTGGAAGGACTACACATGTAAGTTCTGTCCCTACTATTACATTTGTTTTGGAAATGGATTTACTCCTTAGCTTTCCACTTGAGGTCGTTTTCTATGACTGCCTCTATGAGGTCTCGATTATAGAGATCCGCGATTATTGCCCTTATTGGGACTTGATTCAAAGCGAGTATCTGGGGTGTTATTTTTGCTCCAAAGTCCTTTGCAAGTGCATAGCTAAGCTCACTTACACTCTTTGGCTCTCTTAATAGCTCAAGAATCTTTTTTTCTCCTTCTTCTACTCTTTGAAGGTTAAGTTCAAGCAGTTTTAGAGCCTCTTCTCCTTTTACAGCCCTTCCGTGGGAAGGGATGAGTAGAATGCCTTCCTCTGCGTAACCCATTAATTTCCTTATAGACTCCTTGAAAAGCTCTGGCTCAACTAAATAAGGCAAGCCTACGGACTGAATAACCCTCTCACCAAAAAAGCTATCTCCCGCGTACAAAACGCCGTTTTCCTCATCTAGGAAACCCGTCATTCCTGGCGAGTGTCCCGAGAGCTCTACCGTTTTCAGCCCAAAGAGCACATCGTTCCAGTCAAAAACTCCATGAACTCTGACTTCTTGTGGAAACTGGTAGACCAAAAACCCTTTTGGTGCCTTCGAACCAAAGGTCAAGAGCTCCCTGTTGAGGGGGCTTTCAGCTATGGAGAACTCATACCTGTGAATAAATAAGGGCTTCCCAAGCTTCGGTGCGATTGCTATGTGATCGGCATGTCCATGGGTGGAGAGCATGTAGTCAATCTCAAGGTTTATTTTCCTCAGCTCTCGTCTGAGTTCTTTATGCCTTTTGCTCCCATTTCCCGGATCAATAATAACCACGTTTTCCTCAACTTTTATCATTGTAGAAGGACTCCCAGGGTAAAGATAGAGGTTTTCTCCAAGTTTCTCAAGTGCCATAAAATCACCTCAGCCTTTCCAGCTCATCAACGAGCTCTTTAAAATATGGGTAAAATTCACTTTTCTTTAAATACTCCAAAGCCTCCCAAAACTCCTCCAGACCTTTTGATCCTGCTTTTTCGTATTCCCATGCTTGGAGAACCATTTCAAGCTTGTCGGCAAACTTGACAAGCCTTCCCTCTGGACTTTTTTCTTCTTCATACTCTTGAAAAAGCTTGAAGTATTCCACCCTCTCAGCGCCGAGAATGTCCACCATGGCCTTTCTCTCGGCTTTCTTCTTATCCACGTACTTCTGCGCCTCAAGGGGCAAATCAGTGATCCTTGCCTCAGCAAGATCGTGGAGGATAGCTATCTTCAGCGCTTTCTCGACGTTTATTTCCATTCCTCTTTTTCTTAGTTCGTCTCCCAAGAATAGGGTTATGAAAGCCACCCTAAACGTATGTTCAGCAACGCTTTCCGGGCTCTGAACTCCTCTAAGCAACCATCCCATTCTGGGGAGCTTCTTTAACTTCCCAGCCTCTGCAAAAAGGTTTAACATTCTTATTCCTCCGTCACGTAGAGGACTCTTTCTGTTTCAATGGCTTTAGCTATTATTCCATCCCCTACGAACCTTCCATAAACTTTGACGGTCTCTCCCTTACCTACGTTGGGAGTTCCAGAGAACTCTATTTTTAAGCCAGAAATATGGAAAGTTGCTCTATAACTTGGCAGTTCCATGGGGAGGAACTCAATCTTTGGCTTGTCCTCTACAATCCCTTCTATAACGACGTTTTTTCCCCTAAAATTGCCATTTTTGAGCTCGTCAATCGTAAGGATGTAATAATAGTTGTGACCGAACTTAGTTCTCTTCACTCCCATCACCCTTATAACTTAACTATCGTGAAAATATTTTGGGTGAGAGAGATGATAAAGGTTGCGATTATTGGTGCTGAAAATGTAGGCAAATCCACACTTATGAATGCTCTCCTTGGGAGAAAAATCTCTGAAACGCAGCCTATCCCCGGCACCACAAAAGGAGTCATAAGAAGGGCTTTTGGGACGGTTAAGATTCCGAAAACAATGAAGAACCCTCTTGGAGGTGCTGACGAGCTGGTTTTAATTGATACAGCTGGACTGTATGACCCACAGCATGAACTTAGGGGGAAAGTTCTGAGCGAGGAGAAGTTCAAAGAGCTCCTGAACGAAATCGTCTCAGCGGACATAGTTATTCATATGATAGATGCCCAATATGGCCTTCACAGGGGAATGGAAAAGTTACACCATCTGCTAAAGTTCAGATATGATAAGCCGATAATAGTTGTTGTCAATAAGATAGACCTTGTGCCGAGAGAAAAGGCCGAGGAGCTTAGAGAAATCATCAAGAAGAGACTTGAGCAAGAGCCAATACTGCTATCATTGGTTACCTATGAGGGATTTAACGAACTTTTAGAAAAGCTGACGTATTACGCTCAGTACGCCAGGAGGTCTTGATTAACTTTAAAATTCCTCTAATGCTTAGCATTTCATCCAAAATAGCGTATTCATTTGCAAGTTCTTCTGCAAGTTCTCTGGGGAAGCCGTTCTTGATCAATGTTTTCTTAAACTTTCTTTTTGCCCTCTTAACGGCCCTTTTCATCCCCGCCAGCTGCCACAGTGTTTTTGGAATTATCATGAGCAGTCGAAGGAAGGAAAAAAAGAGCGAAAACATCAGAGCTCCTCCTCAAACTCCTCCTCTTCCTCTATCTCTATCTTCTTTTTCTTTCCGATGTTCCCGAGGTCTTTGAGGCCTTCAAGCTTACCCATTCTCTCTTTCATAAACGCTGCAACAAGGGTCTTTATGATATTCATGCTTTCCATGTACTCTTTTGTAAGTTCAAATGCCTTATCCGGATCCATCCCAGCTCCTACAAGCTCTTTGTAAAAGTTTGCAACATTTTTGCCGAACTTCTCTGCCTTTTCTGGGTCATAGACGTCGTTTAGGAGCTCTTTTATTGGTCCAAAAATGGAGTCCATTATTTTTGGTAAGTGTTCTGAAACAGTTCCAAGCACCTGTTGAAGTTCCTTAATGTCCTCCTCATCTCCTTTGCCCTTCTGGTATGTCTTGAGCATCTCCTCAAGCATTTCGATCTTCTTCTCGATGAGCTCCATGTCCTCTTTGCTCTTAGCCTCTTTGAGTTCTTTTGTGAGCTCTCTGATCGTCTCTTCTATGAATTTCTTTGCCCCTGTTTCGCTTTCCATGGCTTCTTCAATTTTTTTCCTTATCTCTTCACCAAATTTCTCATCAAATTCCATTTCAATCACCTCAATAATTATTCTGTTTGGTCAAACTTAATTGGGATTCCGATCAAATCAAACCACTTATTGAGCACTTCCTTTCTGAGTGCATAGGCTTTTCCCTTCTCACCATCAACTTCCTCAACAACGTTAAGCTCAATTAGGTGATGTATCTTTTCTCTGACGGTGTTTCGCGAAGCTTTGCCCCTTCTTCTTTTTAGCTCTTGAGTGATCTGGCTTATGTTCGCGCTTCTCAAATCAAAGAGAATTCGCACGATTTCCCTTGCTATGGGGTCATGCCTTATCTCTGGCACGACTACGTCTATTCCTAATCCCCCATATTGCGCATAGATGTTGATGAGACGGAGATAATTTTCTGCCAGCCTTGAGACTATTTCAAAGCTTGCCATCAATTCGTTTAGGGCTTTTCTTAAGGTTTTGACTTCCTCTGAGAGCTTCTCGATATCCTGGTCTTCTGGCATCTTCATCCCACTACCATATATTGTTGATCAAATCATATAGGCTTTCTGATTAGAAATGATCAGGAGGGCTTATGTTTTACTTTGGAGTTAAGGTGATAAAAATTTTTGCCTAATTCTCGAGTAAATAGCAATATAGCTAGTCCTTACTCTAAAATTAATTGCCTCGTATTTTGTGTACTTCCTTTGGATTTTGGGTATTCTTTGAAAACCTGCGGGTTTTAGGGATACAGCTCCATCTCATAGTCCTCTAAGTCCGTGTTCAATGCTTTAGTAATCACGAGCTTTCTCTTATTGTCTTTTTTGAATTCTATGATTGTCGTTGCGAGGTCTTCCAGCAGTGAGAGAACTTCTCTATTATTTCCGCTTAGGACATCTCTGTTTACGAAATAAAAGGCTATCCTGCGGGTGTCTCCTAAAAATGTTGAGAGGACATTAACAAACGGAATCCCTTCGTTTCTCATAAGAATCCATCTTTCTATCCCGGTTACTAATATTACGGTAAATTGCTTGCTTACAACTTCCTCAAAGAGTTCTCTATACGCTTTAAACAACGCGGGCAGTTCTCTGTCCGCTCTTAAAAATCCAACCATGTTTACCTCTGGCAGTTCGTGATATCCAATCTCAATGAACTTTGCCTTCTCAAGGGCTTCACAGTGGGGGACTCTCATCTTCATTCGTTTCAGGCATAACTCTATTCGGTTAAAGAGGTCGGTAATAAGCACCTGGTGTTTTTTAAGCTCGGCCCAGTTTATCACTTCAATAAAAAACAGCGAAGGATCATCTTTTGATGAATACTCCACCAGCACAATTTCTCCCGGTTTTAACTTATTCAGGATTTCGAGCATTATAACCCCCTCAGTTTTTTTAAGTTGGATGAATTTAAGGTTTTTGTAACGCGATATTGAAAAACCTCAGCACTCACATATTTTCACAAAAACCTTTCTCCTCCTTGGTCCATCTAGCTCGGCAAAGATCACGCTCTGCCATGTCCCAAGTAAGAGTTTTCCGTCTTTTATCGGAATTGCTAGGCTTGGGCTTAGAAGGATGCTCCTCAGATGGGAGTGGGCGTTGCTGTCTATTCTGTCGTGTCTGTAGCCTTTTCCCTTAGGCACAAGACTTTGGAGAAATTCCCTAACGTCCTCAAGCAGGCCGCTTTCGTTCTCGTTTATGAAGAGGGCTGTTGTAGTATGCCGAGTGAAAATTATGGCTATTCCTTCTTTTATCCCGCTTTCCCTTATCTTCTCGTTTACCAAGGGAGTGATGTCAATAAGTTCAAACTCCTCCCTTGTTGGAATATCAATCTCGAAGATCACCTCTACCCCTCCAGAATTTCCCTTGCTATTCTCTTTCTCGGCCTCCTGAAAT comes from Thermococcus litoralis DSM 5473 and encodes:
- a CDS encoding DUF257 family protein, with the translated sequence MLEILNKLKPGEIVLVEYSSKDDPSLFFIEVINWAELKKHQVLITDLFNRIELCLKRMKMRVPHCEALEKAKFIEIGYHELPEVNMVGFLRADRELPALFKAYRELFEEVVSKQFTVILVTGIERWILMRNEGIPFVNVLSTFLGDTRRIAFYFVNRDVLSGNNREVLSLLEDLATTIIEFKKDNKRKLVITKALNTDLEDYEMELYP
- the taw2 gene encoding tRNA(Phe) (4-demethylwyosine(37)-C(7)) aminocarboxypropyltransferase Taw2, which codes for MKRRKTQLIKPRIREILSKTLPPELVNLLPKHWVQLGDVLILPLREELLPYKYEIAKVYAEVLGVKTVLRKGKIGGEFRETNYEIIYGNDPVTIHKENGILYKFDASKIMFSPANVKERVRMASIAKPDELVVDMFAGIGHLSLPIAKHCGARVIAIEKSPYTFKFLVENIELNKVQDRMTAYNIDNREFKGENIADRILMGYVVKTHEFIPKALEIAKDEAVIHYHNTVPERLMPREPFETFQKIAREHGYESELLESRIIKRYAPGVWHVVLDIRVFKK
- a CDS encoding secondary thiamine-phosphate synthase enzyme YjbQ, whose translation is MIFEIDIPTREEFELIDITPLVNEKIRESGIKEGIAIIFTRHTTTALFINENESGLLEDVREFLQSLVPKGKGYRHDRIDSNAHSHLRSILLSPSLAIPIKDGKLLLGTWQSVIFAELDGPRRRKVFVKICEC
- a CDS encoding MBL fold metallo-hydrolase yields the protein MALEKLGENLYLYPGSPSTMIKVEENVVIIDPGNGSKRHKELRRELRKINLEIDYMLSTHGHADHIAIAPKLGKPLFIHRYEFSIAESPLNRELLTFGSKAPKGFLVYQFPQEVRVHGVFDWNDVLFGLKTVELSGHSPGMTGFLDEENGVLYAGDSFFGERVIQSVGLPYLVEPELFKESIRKLMGYAEEGILLIPSHGRAVKGEEALKLLELNLQRVEEGEKKILELLREPKSVSELSYALAKDFGAKITPQILALNQVPIRAIIADLYNRDLIEAVIENDLKWKAKE
- a CDS encoding Era-like GTP-binding protein, whose amino-acid sequence is MIKVAIIGAENVGKSTLMNALLGRKISETQPIPGTTKGVIRRAFGTVKIPKTMKNPLGGADELVLIDTAGLYDPQHELRGKVLSEEKFKELLNEIVSADIVIHMIDAQYGLHRGMEKLHHLLKFRYDKPIIVVVNKIDLVPREKAEELREIIKKRLEQEPILLSLVTYEGFNELLEKLTYYAQYARRS
- a CDS encoding 7-cyano-7-deazaguanine synthase, which produces MLKCSLCIHDERTAKIKIVDGKPLCKECINYLAHKPDKEKIRAELEELMRKVDKAIVAFSGGKDSTVALYLAKDKYNVDVEAVMIDHGFMAREAIENAKRIAKHLEVPLTILHHDYSDIFREALLKGKSPCKKCSSRTMEKLRKYALRKGIKYIITGHELPFGHHPYRLMSNGIVQIRLLSLMSEEERFEILNKLPFKFPELAGYTTNCLILGPALRRYYEKHGYSFETRRIAALVRYGLINKEKALKKISKPEIPEEIEEKIYGKLGIIQSK
- the cas4 gene encoding CRISPR-associated protein Cas4, which gives rise to MSELLEFYASEAMTCPRRVYFRLKGYKEKWPEFVRVRLEQGVNTHNVLGEILKKRFGFELEKHIVLKSPRLGLEIHGRIDAFRRFPIEIKGKTSLPRLPYDYHLAQLNVYLRWAESEYGYLYYVKLHEEPKRVLKDVDFSRFPIVRGKNFKAFEVPYDEKLFKETVKQFYLIKKHYEKGVPPEGWKDYTCKFCPYYYICFGNGFTP
- a CDS encoding HD domain-containing protein, with amino-acid sequence MLNLFAEAGKLKKLPRMGWLLRGVQSPESVAEHTFRVAFITLFLGDELRKRGMEINVEKALKIAILHDLAEARITDLPLEAQKYVDKKKAERKAMVDILGAERVEYFKLFQEYEEEKSPEGRLVKFADKLEMVLQAWEYEKAGSKGLEEFWEALEYLKKSEFYPYFKELVDELERLR